A stretch of the Amycolatopsis sp. BJA-103 genome encodes the following:
- a CDS encoding (2Fe-2S)-binding protein, whose protein sequence is MRVNVTINGESRQADDVWEGESLLYVLRERLGLPGSKNACEQGECGSCTVYLDEVPVCSCLVAAGQVEGREVRTVEGLADGDKLDRVQQSFVDAGAVQCGFCTPGLVVAAHDLLNRVENPADEEIREALAGNLCRCTGYEKILDAVRLAATRGETA, encoded by the coding sequence GTGCGCGTGAACGTGACGATCAACGGCGAGTCCCGGCAGGCCGACGACGTCTGGGAGGGCGAGAGCCTGCTCTACGTGCTTCGCGAGCGGCTCGGCCTCCCGGGCTCCAAGAACGCCTGTGAACAGGGCGAATGCGGGTCCTGCACGGTGTATCTCGACGAGGTCCCGGTGTGTTCGTGCCTGGTCGCGGCCGGTCAGGTCGAGGGCCGTGAGGTCCGCACGGTCGAAGGGCTCGCCGACGGCGACAAGCTGGACAGGGTCCAGCAGTCCTTTGTGGACGCGGGCGCCGTCCAATGTGGCTTCTGCACCCCCGGCCTCGTGGTGGCCGCGCACGATCTGCTCAACCGGGTCGAGAATCCGGCCGACGAGGAGATCCGCGAGGCGCTGGCGGGGAACCTGTGCCGGTGTACCGGGTACGAGAAGATCCTCGACGCCGTCCGGTTGGCCGCGACCAGGGGAGAAACCGCGTGA
- a CDS encoding FAD binding domain-containing protein, translating to MDFLRPSSLTEALAVKAERPDAVPIAGGTDVMVELNFDHRRPGALLDLNRVTELAEWTETDGEIRLGASVPYVRVIAELGEVLPALAMASRTVGSPQIRNRGTVGGNLGAASPAGDTHPVLLVLGAEIEAASVRGTRRIPAEEFYLGVKRHALEPDELITAVYLPAEAGPQQFAKVGTRNAMVIAVCSFAVALHLGTREVRAAVGSAAPTPRRATAAEEFLSAELPWSTKASITDSVKRRFGELVSEASSPIDDVRGSADYRKHALSVLARRTLTWAWNDFQKGERECA from the coding sequence GTGGATTTCCTGCGCCCCAGCTCGCTGACCGAGGCGCTCGCCGTCAAGGCCGAGCGACCCGACGCGGTGCCCATCGCGGGTGGCACGGATGTCATGGTGGAGCTCAACTTCGACCACCGCCGTCCCGGCGCGCTGCTCGATCTCAACCGCGTCACCGAACTCGCCGAGTGGACCGAGACCGACGGCGAGATCCGGCTCGGCGCGTCCGTGCCCTACGTCCGGGTGATCGCTGAGCTGGGTGAAGTTCTGCCCGCGTTGGCGATGGCTTCGCGCACCGTCGGGTCGCCGCAGATCCGCAACCGCGGCACCGTCGGAGGGAACCTGGGCGCCGCCTCGCCCGCCGGCGACACGCATCCCGTGCTGCTCGTGCTCGGCGCCGAGATCGAGGCCGCGTCGGTACGCGGGACGCGGAGGATCCCGGCCGAGGAGTTCTATCTCGGCGTCAAACGCCACGCCCTCGAACCCGACGAGCTGATCACCGCGGTGTACCTGCCCGCCGAGGCCGGTCCGCAGCAGTTCGCCAAGGTCGGGACGCGCAACGCGATGGTCATCGCGGTCTGCTCGTTCGCGGTGGCCCTGCACCTGGGCACCCGCGAGGTCCGCGCCGCCGTCGGCTCGGCCGCGCCGACCCCGCGCCGGGCGACCGCCGCCGAAGAATTCCTCTCCGCCGAACTTCCCTGGTCCACCAAGGCTTCGATCACGGACTCGGTCAAACGCCGGTTCGGCGAGCTGGTGTCGGAGGCGTCGTCGCCGATCGACGACGTCCGCGGCAGCGCCGACTACCGCAAACACGCGTTGTCCGTCCTGGCGCGGCGGACGCTGACCTGGGCGTGGAACGACTTCCAGAAGGGTGAACGCGAGTGCGCGTGA
- a CDS encoding PucR family transcriptional regulator: MTTVKTLLALPGLRLRVRAGTALLDRPVSRIFVTELPDPGRYVSAGELVLSGLLWWRGPGDSEAFVAALAKAGAVALAASGADSDGIPEDLVEACTRHRIPLLEVPTDLSFSVVTERVVLALAAAGEGARKRLLSAAAEDASVETLLDRAHAEIGLPCWVVPAVAPADLVRRFVAAGGRALEADDVSVRPVGGRQALPWLLAIGGALTAAQAEIAEELAGLIGLARTRADEVRAVTDRVLEPLLAALDEGGDPHAALTATGLRGDLRVVVARTEGSEAARGILTELLPPGALVGPAGETTWALAEDDGEWPEDWPATVTAALTGVESLLPCRRVLIGISDRSPVSVLRGAKEVARYALAVAGMRPGTVEVVPGGEIGMHRLLLAGAPDELRAALRRRVLGPLLNYDAEQGTDLVHTLRVFLECSGSPTRAARELHVHVNTLRYRIGRASELLGADLTEFTEQLDVYLALSAGS, translated from the coding sequence ATGACGACCGTGAAAACTCTGCTCGCGCTTCCCGGGTTGCGCTTGCGCGTCCGCGCCGGGACGGCACTGCTCGACCGTCCGGTCTCCCGGATCTTCGTCACCGAACTGCCCGATCCCGGGCGGTACGTGTCGGCGGGCGAACTCGTCCTGAGCGGGTTGCTGTGGTGGCGCGGGCCGGGCGATTCCGAGGCCTTCGTCGCCGCGCTGGCGAAGGCCGGGGCCGTGGCGCTGGCGGCTTCCGGAGCGGATTCCGACGGGATCCCCGAAGACCTCGTCGAAGCGTGCACGCGACACCGGATCCCGTTGCTGGAAGTGCCGACGGACCTGTCGTTCTCGGTCGTCACCGAACGCGTCGTGCTGGCACTGGCCGCGGCCGGGGAAGGCGCTCGCAAACGTTTGCTTTCCGCCGCGGCCGAAGACGCGTCGGTGGAAACGCTGCTGGACCGGGCCCACGCCGAGATCGGCCTCCCCTGCTGGGTCGTGCCCGCCGTCGCGCCGGCCGACCTGGTGCGGCGCTTCGTCGCCGCGGGCGGACGCGCCCTGGAGGCGGACGACGTCTCCGTCCGGCCGGTCGGCGGCAGGCAAGCGCTGCCGTGGCTGCTCGCGATCGGCGGCGCGCTGACCGCCGCGCAGGCGGAGATCGCCGAAGAACTCGCCGGGCTGATCGGGCTCGCGCGGACCAGGGCGGACGAGGTCCGCGCGGTCACCGACAGGGTGCTCGAACCGTTGCTGGCCGCGCTCGACGAGGGAGGCGATCCGCACGCGGCGCTGACCGCGACCGGGCTGCGCGGCGATCTGCGCGTCGTCGTCGCCCGCACCGAGGGATCCGAAGCGGCACGCGGGATCCTGACCGAACTGCTGCCGCCGGGCGCCCTCGTCGGACCCGCCGGGGAGACGACCTGGGCGCTGGCCGAGGACGACGGCGAGTGGCCGGAAGACTGGCCCGCCACCGTGACGGCCGCGTTGACGGGAGTGGAATCGCTGCTGCCGTGCCGCCGGGTGCTGATCGGGATCAGCGACCGTTCCCCGGTTTCGGTGCTGCGGGGCGCGAAAGAGGTCGCGCGCTACGCGCTGGCCGTGGCGGGGATGCGGCCGGGCACGGTCGAGGTCGTCCCCGGCGGCGAGATCGGCATGCACCGGCTGCTGCTCGCGGGCGCGCCCGACGAACTCCGGGCGGCGTTGCGGCGGCGGGTGCTGGGCCCGCTGCTGAACTACGACGCGGAGCAGGGCACCGATCTGGTGCACACCCTGCGCGTCTTCCTCGAATGCTCCGGCTCGCCGACGCGGGCCGCGCGGGAGCTGCACGTCCACGTCAACACCTTGCGGTACCGGATCGGGCGGGCGAGCGAACTGCTCGGCGCCGATCTGACCGAGTTCACCGAACAGCTCGACGTCTATTTGGCCTTGTCGGCAGGGAGCTGA
- a CDS encoding MarR family winged helix-turn-helix transcriptional regulator: protein MGITTAKEAAYDPRVVAFGRMMGAANRLEYLLGRALEAECGISHLMFEVLLIVGRAGESGMSMRAIAQEQVLTTGGATRLVDRMTTLGLVVRASDAEDRRVQLVRLTETGEETTVRAARVHVENIQRLFLDPLPADHREQFTQDLRTLSHFARDALPRLR from the coding sequence ATGGGCATCACCACGGCGAAAGAAGCCGCCTACGACCCGCGTGTGGTCGCTTTCGGGCGGATGATGGGCGCGGCGAACCGGCTCGAATACCTGCTCGGCCGCGCGCTGGAGGCCGAATGCGGGATCTCGCACCTGATGTTCGAAGTCCTGCTGATCGTCGGCAGGGCGGGTGAGTCCGGGATGAGCATGCGCGCGATCGCGCAGGAGCAGGTGCTGACCACCGGCGGCGCGACCCGGCTGGTCGACCGGATGACGACCCTCGGCCTGGTCGTGCGCGCCTCCGACGCCGAAGACCGCCGCGTGCAACTCGTGCGGCTGACCGAGACGGGCGAGGAGACGACCGTGCGGGCGGCGCGGGTGCACGTCGAGAACATCCAGCGGCTCTTCCTCGACCCGCTGCCCGCGGACCATCGCGAACAGTTCACGCAGGACCTTCGGACGCTGAGCCATTTCGCACGTGACGCACTCCCCAGGCTCCGCTAG
- a CDS encoding DsbA family protein yields MRLIYVFDAYCGWSYGFARTMADVAHRHPDLPVEVVSGGLFIGGRRVPIRQFGYVQGANAEITRRTGAPFGESYERLIADGEFVMDSEAAACGMAALREVAPDRAVRLAALLQEAFYLDGLSLSDVSTYRVVAQRAGLDGDAVETALDRVSAAADFRRARDLGVTGYPTLLADDGERVVTLVAGNASADEVERRIGALVS; encoded by the coding sequence ATGAGGCTCATTTATGTCTTCGACGCGTACTGCGGCTGGTCCTACGGCTTCGCCAGGACCATGGCCGACGTCGCGCACCGGCATCCGGACCTGCCGGTCGAGGTGGTGTCCGGCGGCCTGTTCATCGGCGGGCGCCGGGTGCCGATCCGGCAGTTCGGCTACGTCCAGGGAGCCAACGCCGAGATCACCCGCCGGACCGGGGCCCCGTTCGGGGAGAGTTACGAACGGCTCATCGCGGACGGCGAGTTCGTCATGGACTCCGAGGCCGCCGCCTGCGGGATGGCGGCCTTGCGCGAAGTCGCGCCGGACCGCGCGGTGCGGCTCGCGGCCTTGCTGCAGGAGGCTTTCTACCTCGACGGGCTGAGCCTGTCCGACGTCTCGACGTATCGCGTCGTCGCGCAGCGGGCGGGTCTGGACGGGGACGCCGTCGAGACCGCGCTGGACCGGGTTTCCGCGGCGGCCGATTTCCGGCGGGCACGGGACCTGGGGGTCACCGGATACCCGACCTTGCTGGCGGACGACGGGGAACGGGTGGTGACCCTGGTCGCCGGGAACGCGAGCGCGGACGAGGTGGAACGGCGGATCGGCGCGCTGGTTTCCTAG
- a CDS encoding GNAT family N-acetyltransferase → MPLTLRPATAADADAVARIWYHGWQDGHLGNVPDELVRVRTRDSFWERAADRVGDTAVALVNGEVAGFVMVVGDEVEQVYVSSDHRGSGVAGGLLAEAERLVGDGGHSRAWLAVAPGNARARRFYERCGWVDEGEFDNQASGPDGPISVPCRRYVKTLA, encoded by the coding sequence ATGCCTTTGACACTTCGGCCGGCGACCGCCGCGGACGCCGACGCCGTCGCGCGCATCTGGTACCACGGCTGGCAGGACGGCCATCTCGGCAACGTGCCCGACGAACTCGTCCGGGTCCGCACCCGCGATTCGTTCTGGGAACGAGCCGCGGACCGCGTCGGCGATACCGCTGTCGCCTTGGTGAACGGCGAAGTGGCGGGATTCGTGATGGTCGTCGGCGACGAGGTCGAGCAGGTCTACGTCTCGTCGGATCATCGCGGGAGCGGGGTGGCCGGAGGACTGCTCGCGGAGGCCGAACGGCTCGTGGGCGATGGCGGGCATTCGCGCGCCTGGCTCGCCGTGGCACCGGGAAACGCGCGGGCGCGGCGGTTCTACGAGCGGTGCGGCTGGGTGGACGAGGGCGAGTTCGACAACCAGGCGTCCGGTCCGGACGGGCCGATTTCGGTTCCCTGCCGTCGTTACGTGAAGACGCTTGCCTGA
- a CDS encoding epoxide hydrolase family protein, whose amino-acid sequence MSRSTSDVQAFEARATDADLDDLRTRLAAARLPEAETVHREGPGRWDQGVPLADLVEVVDYWRTGYDWRSFETRLDRIGQFRTVIDGLGIHFLHRRSARVDATPLILTHGWPGSVAEFVDVVDELADPEDADAPAFHVVVPSLPGFGYSDKPTRTGWGTEKIAAAWVELMGRLGYGEFLAHGGDWGGNITTVLGGRFPEHVLGIHTTFAESPPGMTTDGLTAAERAWTEETHDFWHHRAAYAKQQATRPQTIGYSLVDSPVGLLAWILDKFAEWSDTEDSPFETISRDRILDDVTLYWLTRSGASSARIYYESHNSLDPELKVDVPSAITIYPRDIEKYPRAWAQERYRQIVRWRAPETGGHFPSLEVPEYFVNDLREGLAAVMAARR is encoded by the coding sequence ATGTCCCGTTCGACCAGCGACGTCCAAGCATTCGAAGCCCGAGCAACCGACGCTGACCTCGACGATCTGCGCACGCGACTGGCCGCGGCGCGGCTACCGGAGGCCGAGACGGTCCATCGTGAGGGGCCCGGCCGCTGGGATCAGGGCGTTCCTCTCGCCGACCTCGTCGAGGTCGTGGACTACTGGCGCACCGGGTACGACTGGCGATCGTTCGAAACGCGCCTCGACCGGATCGGCCAGTTCCGCACGGTCATCGACGGGCTGGGAATCCACTTCCTGCACCGCCGGTCCGCGCGCGTGGACGCCACTCCGCTGATCTTGACGCACGGCTGGCCGGGCAGTGTCGCCGAGTTCGTCGACGTGGTGGACGAACTGGCCGATCCGGAAGACGCGGACGCGCCGGCGTTCCATGTCGTGGTTCCGTCATTGCCCGGCTTCGGTTACAGCGACAAGCCGACCCGCACCGGGTGGGGAACCGAGAAGATCGCGGCCGCATGGGTGGAACTGATGGGGAGGCTCGGTTACGGCGAATTCCTGGCCCATGGCGGCGATTGGGGAGGCAACATCACCACGGTTCTCGGCGGCAGGTTCCCGGAGCACGTCCTCGGGATCCACACGACGTTCGCGGAGTCGCCGCCCGGGATGACCACGGACGGGCTGACGGCGGCCGAGCGCGCGTGGACCGAGGAGACCCACGATTTCTGGCATCACCGCGCGGCGTACGCGAAGCAGCAGGCGACCCGCCCGCAGACCATCGGTTACTCGCTCGTCGACTCACCGGTCGGGCTGCTCGCCTGGATCCTGGACAAGTTCGCCGAGTGGTCGGACACCGAGGACAGCCCGTTCGAGACGATTTCCCGGGACCGGATTCTCGACGACGTCACCCTGTACTGGCTGACGCGGTCCGGAGCGTCCTCGGCCCGCATCTACTACGAAAGCCACAACTCGCTCGACCCCGAACTGAAGGTCGACGTCCCGTCGGCGATCACCATCTATCCTCGTGACATCGAGAAGTATCCGCGCGCCTGGGCGCAGGAGAGGTACCGGCAGATCGTCCGATGGAGGGCGCCCGAAACCGGGGGACATTTCCCGTCGCTGGAGGTTCCTGAATACTTCGTCAACGACCTGCGAGAGGGCCTCGCGGCGGTGATGGCCGCCCGTCGGTGA
- a CDS encoding CGNR zinc finger domain-containing protein, giving the protein MSAGFPDFRLGSVLATSFTATLTERQGDAVERIPVPHRLVDWLAVNGLAVDSCTTAQLDLARELRESIHAAATAAASRNALPTSAVEVINDRSVQGRAAAVLTAEGARRWRVSRVEDALGVIADDAISVIAGERDGKLALCASPTCQAAFFDTSQSRTRRWCDMNTCGNRQKKARFNANQRKNSGSAG; this is encoded by the coding sequence ATGTCCGCCGGATTCCCCGACTTCCGCCTCGGTAGCGTGCTCGCGACCAGCTTCACGGCGACCTTGACGGAGCGTCAGGGCGACGCCGTGGAGCGCATTCCCGTGCCGCACCGGCTCGTCGACTGGCTGGCGGTGAACGGTCTCGCCGTGGATTCCTGCACCACCGCCCAACTCGACCTCGCCCGGGAACTGAGGGAGTCGATCCACGCCGCCGCGACGGCGGCCGCGAGCCGGAACGCCCTCCCCACGTCCGCCGTCGAAGTCATCAATGACCGCAGCGTTCAAGGGCGGGCCGCGGCCGTCCTGACAGCCGAGGGCGCTCGGCGATGGCGGGTTTCCCGCGTGGAAGACGCCCTCGGCGTGATCGCCGACGACGCGATCAGCGTCATCGCGGGCGAGCGGGACGGGAAATTGGCCTTATGTGCATCGCCGACCTGTCAGGCCGCCTTTTTTGATACGAGCCAAAGTCGTACCCGGAGATGGTGCGACATGAACACTTGCGGGAATCGCCAGAAGAAGGCGCGCTTCAATGCGAATCAGCGCAAGAATTCCGGATCTGCTGGGTGA
- a CDS encoding HNH endonuclease signature motif containing protein produces MSETFVPELPQELWRAGKLELAHGVQQFLQVMRVASAGLGRYLAEVESRGAKDLYGYGSTVSWFADVAGLSQGEARPYVRRAVDLNPTRALDGTEIPAFAPATSVAAAEGAIGEERIKQIVEILRKIPAEVSVEDREHAETTLADLARRAGPQQISDLGDQLLGWLDPDGKEPKDPEPKQPRRELTLERRKDGYWKLNGLLDDESGARTAAALEAHATPRPIDEFGQVDLRTKAERQGDAWVDLVDLAVACPDQPGTSGYRTLIHVTIGLDELKTGLGTACVDFVGTMTAREARMAACDCLMLPVVMNAAGEPLDVGRLRRFVTPGQRRALNIRDGGCAFPGCHRKPKNCHAHHIHHWADGGPTDLRNLVLLCSFHHRLIHHGDWEVRMAADGLPEFIPPQYLDPLRRSRRNTHA; encoded by the coding sequence GTGTCCGAGACCTTTGTTCCCGAGTTGCCGCAGGAGTTGTGGCGCGCTGGCAAGCTGGAGCTTGCTCATGGCGTGCAGCAGTTCTTGCAGGTGATGCGGGTGGCGTCCGCGGGTTTGGGGCGGTATCTGGCGGAGGTCGAGTCTCGTGGCGCGAAAGACTTGTATGGCTATGGGTCCACGGTGTCATGGTTCGCCGATGTCGCGGGGTTGAGTCAGGGTGAAGCGCGGCCGTATGTGAGGCGTGCTGTCGATCTGAACCCCACGCGTGCCCTGGACGGCACCGAGATCCCGGCTTTCGCACCCGCCACCAGCGTGGCGGCGGCGGAGGGCGCGATCGGCGAGGAACGGATCAAGCAGATCGTGGAGATCCTCCGGAAAATCCCCGCCGAGGTATCGGTGGAGGATCGGGAACACGCGGAGACAACCCTCGCCGATCTCGCCCGAAGAGCCGGACCCCAGCAGATATCGGACCTCGGAGACCAGCTACTGGGCTGGTTGGATCCGGACGGCAAGGAACCGAAAGACCCCGAACCGAAGCAGCCTCGTCGCGAGCTGACCTTGGAACGCCGCAAAGACGGCTACTGGAAACTGAACGGCCTCCTCGACGACGAGTCAGGGGCCCGCACCGCCGCCGCCCTCGAAGCTCACGCCACACCCCGCCCGATCGACGAGTTCGGCCAAGTGGATCTGCGCACGAAGGCTGAGCGTCAAGGTGACGCATGGGTCGACCTGGTGGATCTCGCGGTTGCGTGCCCGGATCAGCCTGGGACCAGCGGCTACCGCACGTTGATCCATGTCACCATCGGCCTCGACGAACTGAAAACCGGCCTGGGCACGGCGTGCGTGGACTTCGTCGGAACCATGACCGCCCGCGAAGCACGGATGGCCGCCTGCGACTGCCTGATGCTCCCGGTCGTGATGAACGCGGCCGGTGAGCCCCTGGACGTGGGACGACTGAGACGATTCGTCACCCCAGGGCAACGCCGCGCCCTCAACATCCGGGACGGGGGCTGCGCGTTCCCCGGGTGTCATCGCAAGCCGAAGAACTGCCACGCCCACCACATCCATCACTGGGCAGACGGAGGCCCCACCGACCTCCGGAACCTCGTGCTGCTGTGCAGCTTCCACCACCGCTTGATCCACCACGGCGATTGGGAAGTCCGGATGGCAGCTGACGGGCTACCGGAGTTCATCCCACCCCAGTACTTGGACCCGCTAAGAAGATCGCGGCGTAACACCCACGCTTGA
- a CDS encoding DUF6986 family protein, translating to MGNGRLTEDVYTAADARLAEADARVAAKYPGEPPGRQPVHTVYVPASRYKTRLVADWGKQALRVFGEHADQLGLDADIADRVRTKLLTEPIEDLRIDFEDGLGRPGDEEEDATALAAGRTLAVTGGTPFVGIRFKSFEQATRRRGIRTLDLFLAGLLESGPLPEGFVVTLPKVTAVEQVEVAADVMERLESAYGLPESALRFEVQIETAQSIVDIDGTVAVPRIIEAARGRCSGLHYGTYDYSAGLGISAEYQSMEHPAADFAKQLMQVSAAGTGVRLSDGSTNKLPVGDAILPAWREHLRLVRRSLENGFYQGWDLHPHQLPTRFAATYAFFREGFPAALGRLRDYADQTGRGVLDEPATAQALASFLLRGLDCGAVDAGELSFTRPELDGYARRSV from the coding sequence ATGGGGAACGGGCGGCTCACCGAGGACGTCTACACCGCCGCCGACGCGCGCCTGGCCGAGGCCGACGCGCGTGTCGCGGCGAAGTATCCCGGCGAGCCGCCCGGCCGCCAGCCCGTGCACACCGTGTACGTGCCCGCGTCGCGGTACAAGACTCGGCTCGTCGCGGACTGGGGCAAGCAGGCCTTGCGGGTCTTCGGCGAGCACGCCGATCAGCTGGGCCTGGACGCGGACATCGCCGACCGGGTCAGGACCAAACTCCTGACCGAGCCGATCGAGGATCTGCGGATCGACTTCGAAGACGGCCTCGGCAGGCCGGGCGACGAAGAGGAGGACGCCACCGCGCTCGCCGCGGGGCGGACCCTCGCCGTCACGGGCGGGACGCCGTTCGTCGGTATCCGGTTCAAGAGTTTCGAGCAGGCGACCCGGCGCCGCGGCATCCGCACCCTCGATCTCTTCTTGGCCGGACTGCTGGAAAGCGGGCCGCTGCCGGAAGGTTTCGTCGTCACGCTGCCGAAGGTGACCGCCGTCGAGCAGGTCGAAGTGGCGGCGGACGTCATGGAACGCCTCGAATCCGCGTACGGCCTGCCCGAATCCGCGCTGCGATTCGAAGTCCAGATCGAGACGGCACAGTCCATTGTGGACATCGATGGGACAGTGGCGGTGCCGCGGATCATCGAAGCCGCGCGCGGCCGGTGTTCGGGGCTGCACTACGGGACCTACGACTACAGCGCCGGTCTCGGGATCAGCGCCGAGTACCAGAGCATGGAGCACCCGGCCGCCGATTTCGCCAAGCAGCTCATGCAGGTTTCGGCCGCGGGGACCGGTGTCCGGCTTTCGGACGGCTCGACGAACAAGCTGCCCGTCGGCGACGCGATCCTCCCGGCCTGGCGCGAACACCTGCGGCTGGTGCGGCGATCCCTGGAAAACGGCTTCTACCAGGGCTGGGATCTGCATCCGCACCAGTTGCCGACCCGGTTCGCCGCGACCTACGCGTTCTTCCGCGAGGGTTTCCCGGCGGCCTTGGGACGGTTGCGGGATTACGCGGACCAGACCGGGCGCGGTGTGCTCGACGAGCCGGCGACGGCACAGGCCTTGGCAAGTTTCCTGCTGCGCGGCTTGGACTGCGGGGCCGTGGACGCGGGGGAGCTCTCGTTCACCAGGCCCGAACTGGACGGATACGCGCGGCGGAGCGTGTGA
- the aceB gene encoding malate synthase A — protein sequence MSEAQVLGDPVERGDEILTPEALAFLAGLHEAFAGRRDELLQARSKRREEARATGKLDFLPETKEVREGDWKVAEAPPALRDRRVEITGPTDRKMTINALNSGAKVWLADLEDANTPHWANVVSGQVNLYDAVRETITLESGGKSYALKDDVEHATIVVRPRGWHLDERGLSFGGRQAVGALVDFGLHFFHNAQELLNRGKGPYFYLPKMESHLEARLWNDVFTHSEKTLGIEHGTVRATVLIETIPAAFEMDEILYELREHASGLNAGRWDYLFSVIKYFRDAGEKFVLPDRNSVTMTAPFMRAYTELLVRTCHKRGAFAIGGMAAFIPNRKDPEVTAAALDKVRADKSREAGDGFDGSWVAHPGMVEICREEFDKVLGDKPNQLDRTRDEVSVTADQLLDAASTPGGATAAGLRAAVDVGIRYIASWLSGNGAAAIHNLMEDAATAEISRSQVWQWVRNGTQLDTGDKVTEELVRGVLAEVRGELAAEIKPELLEPAVELFEQVALADEFPDFLTLPAYERIK from the coding sequence ATGTCTGAAGCTCAGGTGCTCGGCGATCCGGTCGAGCGCGGGGACGAAATCCTCACGCCGGAGGCACTCGCCTTCCTCGCGGGTCTGCACGAGGCTTTCGCCGGTCGTCGCGACGAGCTGCTGCAGGCCAGGAGCAAGCGCCGTGAGGAGGCCAGGGCCACCGGCAAGCTCGACTTCCTGCCCGAGACCAAGGAGGTCCGCGAGGGCGACTGGAAGGTGGCCGAGGCCCCGCCCGCGCTGCGCGACCGCCGGGTCGAGATCACCGGCCCGACCGACCGCAAGATGACCATCAACGCGCTGAACTCCGGCGCCAAGGTCTGGCTCGCCGACCTCGAGGACGCCAACACGCCGCACTGGGCGAACGTCGTCTCCGGCCAGGTCAACCTGTACGACGCCGTCCGCGAGACCATCACGCTGGAAAGCGGCGGCAAGAGCTACGCGCTCAAGGACGACGTCGAGCACGCGACCATCGTCGTCCGCCCCCGTGGCTGGCACCTCGACGAGCGAGGCCTGTCCTTCGGCGGGCGCCAGGCCGTCGGCGCGCTGGTCGACTTCGGCCTGCACTTCTTCCACAACGCGCAGGAACTGCTCAACCGCGGCAAGGGCCCGTACTTCTACCTGCCGAAGATGGAGAGCCACCTCGAAGCCCGGCTCTGGAACGACGTCTTCACCCACTCGGAGAAGACGCTCGGCATCGAGCACGGCACCGTCCGCGCGACCGTGCTGATCGAGACCATCCCGGCCGCGTTCGAGATGGACGAGATCCTCTACGAACTGCGCGAGCACGCCTCCGGCCTGAACGCCGGCCGCTGGGACTACCTGTTCAGCGTCATCAAGTACTTCCGTGACGCGGGCGAGAAGTTCGTGCTGCCGGACCGCAACTCGGTCACCATGACCGCGCCGTTCATGCGCGCGTACACCGAACTGCTGGTGCGCACCTGTCACAAGCGCGGCGCGTTCGCGATCGGCGGCATGGCCGCGTTCATCCCGAACCGCAAGGACCCGGAGGTCACCGCCGCGGCGCTCGACAAGGTCCGCGCGGACAAGAGCCGTGAGGCGGGCGACGGCTTCGACGGTTCGTGGGTCGCGCACCCGGGCATGGTCGAGATCTGCCGCGAGGAGTTCGACAAGGTCCTCGGCGACAAGCCGAACCAGCTCGACCGGACCCGCGACGAGGTGTCCGTCACCGCGGACCAGCTGCTCGACGCGGCTTCGACGCCGGGCGGCGCCACCGCGGCCGGTCTGCGCGCGGCGGTCGACGTCGGCATCCGCTACATCGCCTCCTGGCTGAGCGGGAACGGTGCGGCGGCGATCCACAACCTGATGGAGGACGCGGCCACCGCGGAGATCTCGCGTTCGCAGGTCTGGCAGTGGGTGCGCAACGGCACGCAGCTCGACACCGGTGACAAGGTGACCGAGGAACTGGTGCGTGGTGTACTGGCCGAGGTTCGCGGTGAACTCGCCGCCGAGATCAAGCCGGAGCTGCTGGAGCCCGCCGTCGAGCTGTTCGAGCAGGTCGCGCTCGCCGACGAGTTCCCGGACTTCCTGACACTGCCCGCCTACGAACGGATCAAGTAG